A window of the Pristiophorus japonicus isolate sPriJap1 chromosome 13, sPriJap1.hap1, whole genome shotgun sequence genome harbors these coding sequences:
- the c13h16orf46 gene encoding uncharacterized protein C16orf46 homolog isoform X4, with protein sequence MISLDLDVFPPPNVHSWRSGNPYSSNHTLKKPKKVSKEERNASHCVLCTEMLPVSEKKAIREADQSHPSSKSSNSRAVHHFTREVAQEVHTQEKAETEVNLSHETECEMTHSPDQQAPVKKHFSVLPPVKMANGDEKFASGFKPGRMFYLGTQNGNQVLKRVSEVSESNNGIATMCIRAHACNMAMLQVSRMQKTVTSDPVGITRIPLLHTTNHWCWKYSFMQGSHNMAVVGAPASKLMECHSVGQQPLRIKHPTKNLKQDNFSKYAFSHSGPGDKYSNRARPKNVTGRDVLPVIPQPGPPPASGARIAISILPHMPL encoded by the coding sequence GTGCACAGCTGGAGAAGTGGTAACCCCTATTCCTCCAATCATACGCTGAAGAAGCCAAAGAAAGTAAGTAAAGAGGAGAGGAATGCTAGCCACTGCGTGCTCTGCACAGAAATGCTGCCCGTCTCAGAAAAGAAAGCCATCAGAGAAGCTGACCAATCCCACCCTTCGTCCAAATCGTCCAACAGCAGAGCGGTGCATCACTTCACAAGAGAAGTGGCTCAAGAAGTCCACACCCAAGAAAAGGCAGAGACCGAAGTTAATCTGTCTCACGAAACCGAGTGTGAAATGACCCACAGCCCTGATCAGCAGGCCCCAGTAAAAAAACACTTTTCGGTGCTGCCACCTGTAAAAATGGCCAATGGCGACGAAAAGTTTGCCTCAGGTTTCAAACCGGGGAGAATGTTTTATTTGGGCACACAAAATGGCAACCAAGTTCTGAAAAGAGTGAGTGAAGTGTCGGAGAGCAATAACGGCATTGCCACCATGTGCATTAGGGCCCATGCTTGTAATATGGCCATGTTACAGGTCAGCAGGATGCAAAAGACTGTGACTTCTGATCCTGTTGGAATTACAAGGATTCCCCTCCTGCACACCACGAATCATTGGTGCTGGAAATATTCCTTTATGCAAGGCAGCCACAACATGGCTGTCGTTGGCGCCCCAGCTTCTAAACTCATGGAGTGCCACAGCGTAGGGCAACAGCCCTTGAGAATAAAACACCCCACAAAGAACTTGAAGCAAGACAACTTCAGTAAATATGCTTTCAGTCACAGTGGCCCAGGTGATAAATATTCCAATAGAGCAAGACCaaagaatgtcacggggagagatGTTCTCCCAGTGATCCCACAGCCAGGCCCACCACCAGCATCAGGGGCCAGGATAGCAATCTCCATATTGCCACATATGCCACTATAG